One part of the Anaeromyxobacter sp. Fw109-5 genome encodes these proteins:
- the dxr gene encoding 1-deoxy-D-xylulose-5-phosphate reductoisomerase — protein MKRVAILGCTGSIGVQALDVAGRFPDRFQVVGLAAGRNGARLAEQVLRFRPRVVSAADEATARAVREIAPPGTEVLAGEGGAVAVASHADVDFVLAAISGGAGLRSTAAAIEAGKPVGLANKESLVLAGELLTARAAARRVPILPVDSEHSAIHQSLVGHNRREVRRLILTASGGPLRLVPAEELAGVGPERALKHPNWSMGDKITIDSATLMNKGLEVIEARWLFGVEPSRIDIVVHPESIVHSMVEYIDGSMVAQLGVSDMRGPISYAMGHPERLPLELPPLDLARLGKLTFEQPDPARFPAYMLAYRALELGGTAPAVLSGADEAAVAAFLARRCRFLDIADVCAAVLEAHVVEPVRSVEQALAASEWGRREAERRVARTGA, from the coding sequence GTGAAGCGCGTCGCCATCCTCGGCTGCACCGGCTCCATCGGCGTCCAGGCGCTCGACGTGGCTGGCCGCTTCCCCGATCGGTTCCAGGTGGTCGGGCTCGCCGCCGGTCGCAACGGGGCCCGGCTCGCCGAGCAGGTCCTGCGCTTCCGGCCGCGCGTGGTGTCCGCGGCCGACGAGGCCACCGCGCGCGCCGTCCGCGAGATCGCCCCGCCTGGCACGGAGGTCCTCGCCGGGGAGGGTGGGGCGGTCGCGGTGGCCTCGCACGCCGACGTCGACTTCGTGCTCGCGGCGATCTCCGGCGGCGCGGGGCTGCGCTCCACGGCGGCGGCCATCGAGGCCGGCAAGCCGGTGGGCCTCGCCAACAAGGAGTCGCTCGTGCTCGCGGGCGAGCTCCTCACGGCGCGCGCCGCCGCGCGGCGCGTGCCCATCCTCCCGGTGGACTCCGAGCACAGCGCCATCCACCAGTCGCTCGTCGGTCACAACCGGCGCGAGGTGCGGCGCCTCATCCTCACCGCCTCGGGCGGACCGCTGCGCCTCGTGCCCGCCGAGGAGCTCGCGGGGGTCGGCCCCGAGCGCGCCCTCAAGCACCCGAACTGGTCGATGGGCGACAAGATCACCATCGACTCCGCGACCCTGATGAACAAGGGGCTCGAGGTGATCGAGGCGCGCTGGCTCTTCGGCGTCGAGCCGAGCCGCATCGACATCGTCGTTCACCCCGAGTCGATCGTGCACTCGATGGTGGAGTACATCGACGGCTCGATGGTGGCGCAGCTCGGCGTCTCCGACATGCGCGGCCCCATCAGCTACGCCATGGGGCACCCCGAGCGCCTGCCGCTGGAGCTGCCGCCGCTCGATCTCGCCCGGCTGGGCAAGCTCACCTTCGAGCAGCCCGACCCCGCCCGCTTCCCGGCGTACATGCTCGCCTACCGCGCGCTGGAGCTCGGGGGCACCGCGCCGGCCGTCCTCTCCGGGGCGGACGAGGCGGCGGTGGCCGCGTTCCTCGCCCGGCGCTGCCGGTTCCTGGACATCGCCGACGTCTGCGCCGCGGTGCTCGAGGCGCACGTGGTCGAGCCCGTGCGGAGCGTCGAGCAGGCGCTCGCCGCGAGCGAGTGGGGACGCAGAGAGGCAGAGCGCCGGGTCGCCCGTACGGGGGCGTAG
- a CDS encoding phosphatidate cytidylyltransferase — translation MGALDPKNRHNLVLRVTSAAVLFPLAVWITYVGGLPFAVLAGGAAAVAAFELVVMFGAVGAAEVFGIAVAAAIPFVAAWEPSGNLLPGWSGLALAGATIVLFVFSLFRRSPLEEVPRAMAVVALSWLYCGVLLASLVGLRLRFDVGWVILAFVVTWGNDTFAYFTGHALGRHKLLERISPKKTWEGFAGGAVGSVLGALVTRALLLEDELSVGLAVAIGLGGALLGPLGDLAESMVKRAAGVKDSGKIIPGHGGLLDRIDALLFVAPWVYVCAAYLR, via the coding sequence ATGGGCGCGCTCGATCCCAAGAACCGCCACAACCTCGTGCTCCGCGTCACCTCGGCCGCCGTGCTGTTCCCGCTGGCCGTGTGGATCACCTACGTCGGCGGGCTGCCCTTCGCGGTGCTCGCGGGCGGCGCGGCGGCGGTGGCCGCCTTCGAGCTCGTGGTGATGTTCGGCGCGGTCGGGGCGGCCGAGGTCTTCGGGATCGCCGTCGCCGCCGCCATCCCTTTCGTCGCCGCGTGGGAGCCGAGCGGGAACCTGCTGCCGGGGTGGTCCGGGCTCGCGCTCGCCGGCGCGACCATCGTGCTCTTCGTGTTCTCCCTCTTCCGGCGCTCGCCGCTCGAGGAGGTGCCGCGCGCGATGGCGGTCGTCGCGCTGTCGTGGCTGTACTGCGGCGTGCTCCTCGCCTCGCTCGTCGGGCTGCGGCTGCGCTTCGACGTGGGCTGGGTGATCCTCGCCTTCGTGGTGACGTGGGGGAACGACACCTTCGCCTACTTCACCGGCCACGCGCTCGGCCGGCACAAGCTGCTCGAGCGCATCTCGCCGAAGAAGACCTGGGAGGGCTTCGCCGGCGGCGCGGTGGGCAGCGTCCTGGGCGCGCTCGTGACGCGCGCGCTGCTCCTCGAGGACGAGCTCTCCGTCGGGCTCGCCGTGGCGATCGGGCTCGGGGGCGCGCTCCTCGGGCCGCTCGGGGATCTGGCCGAGTCGATGGTGAAGCGCGCGGCGGGCGTGAAGGACTCGGGGAAGATCATCCCCGGCCACGGCGGCCTGCTCGACCGGATCGACGCGCTGCTCTTCGTCGCGCCCTGGGTGTACGTCTGCGCGGCGTACCTCCGGTAG
- the uppS gene encoding polyprenyl diphosphate synthase: MSPRVSEETSSVQELESRVKARPVPRHVAIIMDGNGRWAEARGLPRVLGHREGSEAVRAVTRTARRIGVQALTLYAFSSENWARPDEEVGALMSLLAEFLESERAEMMRNGIRLNAIGDLERLPDVVREKLASVRAETTGNTAMTLTLALSYGGRQDIVQAARRAAAEKGPAFEAEDLEAALWTAGLPELDLLVRTSGERRISNFLLWQCAYAELHFSEVLWPDFRERELLLAIRDFQGRERRFGMTGAQRSGRT, translated from the coding sequence ATGAGCCCGCGCGTGTCCGAGGAGACGTCCTCCGTCCAGGAGCTCGAGTCGCGCGTGAAGGCGAGGCCGGTGCCGCGCCACGTGGCGATCATCATGGACGGGAACGGCCGGTGGGCCGAGGCGCGGGGACTCCCGCGCGTGCTCGGGCACCGCGAGGGCTCGGAGGCGGTGCGCGCGGTGACGCGCACGGCGCGGCGCATCGGCGTCCAGGCGCTCACCCTCTACGCCTTCAGCTCCGAGAACTGGGCGAGGCCGGACGAGGAGGTGGGCGCGCTCATGTCGCTGCTCGCCGAGTTCCTCGAGTCCGAGCGCGCCGAGATGATGCGCAACGGCATCCGGCTGAACGCGATCGGCGACCTCGAGCGGCTGCCCGACGTGGTGCGCGAGAAGCTCGCCTCGGTGCGCGCGGAGACCACGGGCAACACGGCGATGACGCTCACGCTCGCGCTCTCCTACGGCGGGCGTCAGGACATCGTGCAGGCCGCGCGCCGCGCGGCGGCCGAGAAGGGCCCGGCGTTCGAGGCCGAGGATCTGGAGGCGGCGCTGTGGACCGCCGGGCTGCCCGAGCTGGATCTGCTCGTGCGCACGAGCGGCGAGCGGCGGATCTCGAACTTCCTCCTCTGGCAGTGCGCCTACGCCGAGCTCCACTTCTCCGAGGTCCTCTGGCCGGACTTCCGCGAGCGGGAGCTCCTCCTCGCCATCCGGGACTTCCAGGGCCGCGAGCGCCGCTTCGGGATGACCGGCGCGCAGCGCTCGGGCCGCACCTAG
- a CDS encoding serine/threonine-protein kinase, translating into MPPRHVGPYELLSVLGRGGIGTVYRARHLATGHLVAVKVLGPAAASDPTATRRLAREYEVLRRLEHPNVVRVYDAGIADGCSYLAMELVIGLDLRAFLSPELDAPTTPRGSLDVLLTPADRGDDATETSAAGPPPDARAALAAMLVEPATENDWPSDAEPSSGGVVATPSPELLAALSRPGRLLRLRSALAQVADALAYVHAAGLVHRDLKPSNVMIDDARVARLMDFGLVKAAAEDPEEALTAIGRVVGTYRYMSPEQAQGHDVDARSDLYSLGVMLYELLAGLPPFTTSDPVALWREILHGTPPPLLSVNPGADPVLSRLAERLLQKDPARRPATAEEVARVLRDV; encoded by the coding sequence GTGCCCCCCCGCCACGTCGGCCCGTACGAGCTCCTCTCCGTCCTCGGACGGGGTGGGATCGGGACCGTCTACCGGGCGCGGCACCTCGCGACCGGCCACCTCGTCGCCGTGAAGGTGCTCGGCCCGGCCGCCGCCTCCGACCCGACCGCCACGCGCCGGCTCGCCCGGGAGTACGAGGTGCTCCGCAGGCTGGAGCACCCGAACGTGGTGCGCGTGTACGACGCCGGGATCGCGGACGGCTGCTCGTACCTCGCCATGGAGCTGGTCATCGGGCTCGACCTGCGCGCCTTCCTCTCCCCCGAGCTGGACGCGCCGACCACTCCGCGGGGGTCGCTCGACGTGCTGCTCACGCCCGCCGATCGCGGCGACGACGCGACCGAGACGAGCGCCGCCGGCCCACCGCCGGACGCGCGCGCCGCGCTCGCCGCGATGCTCGTCGAGCCCGCCACCGAGAACGACTGGCCCTCCGACGCCGAGCCGTCGAGTGGTGGCGTCGTGGCCACGCCCTCGCCGGAGCTCCTCGCCGCGCTGAGCCGCCCGGGCCGCCTCCTGCGGCTGCGCAGCGCCCTCGCGCAGGTCGCCGACGCGCTGGCGTACGTGCACGCCGCCGGCCTCGTGCACCGCGACCTCAAGCCCTCGAACGTGATGATCGACGACGCGCGCGTCGCCCGCCTCATGGACTTCGGGCTCGTGAAGGCCGCGGCGGAGGACCCGGAGGAGGCCCTCACCGCCATCGGCCGCGTGGTGGGCACCTACCGCTACATGTCGCCCGAGCAGGCGCAGGGGCACGACGTCGACGCGCGCAGCGACCTCTACAGCCTGGGCGTGATGCTCTACGAGCTCCTGGCAGGCTTGCCCCCGTTCACCACGAGCGACCCCGTCGCGCTGTGGCGCGAGATCCTCCACGGCACCCCGCCGCCGCTGCTCTCGGTGAACCCGGGCGCCGATCCCGTGCTGTCCCGCCTCGCCGAGCGGCTCCTGCAGAAGGATCCGGCGCGGCGGCCCGCGACCGCCGAGGAGGTCGCGCGCGTGCTGCGCGACGTGTGA
- a CDS encoding ATP-binding protein, whose amino-acid sequence MPDPGTTSCADCGGSGYVVEQVLGHTARARRCTCQSACPRCGGSGYTLVPSAGSMVAQVCSCRHLDERIGLFNQIGIPAAIAKASFDGFKSWSQDHQRAKTAAEDFARKFRKDAPTKGYLLYGRPGAGKTHLLAATLRYLALEKGVSGRYVEFMLLLSDIRSGFDAKHSHMETLRPLLSVPVLAIDELGKERGTEWERSMLDELISRRFNSGLATLFATNYFLEARAPAEEPGRVVRTRSPDFQREAEAMTLAQRVGDRIYSRLNEMCSFVKLDPGHDLRKDRHGSGSGGFWG is encoded by the coding sequence ATGCCAGACCCCGGGACGACCTCCTGCGCCGACTGCGGCGGCAGCGGCTACGTCGTGGAGCAGGTGCTCGGGCACACCGCGCGCGCCCGCCGCTGCACGTGTCAGTCCGCCTGTCCGCGCTGCGGCGGGAGCGGCTACACGCTCGTGCCCTCCGCCGGCTCGATGGTCGCCCAGGTCTGCTCGTGCCGGCACCTCGACGAGCGCATCGGGCTCTTCAACCAGATCGGCATCCCGGCGGCGATCGCGAAGGCGTCGTTCGACGGGTTCAAGAGCTGGTCCCAGGATCACCAGCGCGCGAAGACGGCCGCCGAGGACTTCGCGCGCAAGTTCCGCAAGGACGCGCCGACCAAGGGGTACCTGCTCTACGGCCGCCCGGGAGCCGGCAAGACGCACCTCCTCGCGGCGACGCTGCGCTACCTCGCGCTCGAGAAGGGCGTCTCCGGGCGCTACGTGGAGTTCATGCTCCTGCTGTCGGACATCCGCTCCGGGTTCGACGCCAAGCACAGCCACATGGAGACCCTGCGGCCGCTCCTCTCCGTCCCGGTGCTCGCCATCGACGAGCTGGGGAAGGAGCGCGGGACGGAGTGGGAGCGCTCCATGCTGGACGAGCTCATCAGCCGGCGCTTCAACTCCGGCCTCGCGACGCTGTTCGCCACGAACTACTTCCTCGAGGCGCGCGCGCCTGCCGAGGAGCCGGGGCGCGTCGTCCGCACGCGCTCACCCGACTTCCAGCGCGAGGCGGAGGCCATGACGCTCGCGCAGCGCGTGGGCGACCGCATCTACTCTCGGCTCAACGAGATGTGCAGCTTCGTGAAGCTCGACCCGGGCCACGACCTGCGCAAGGACCGGCACGGCTCCGGGAGCGGCGGCTTCTGGGGCTGA
- a CDS encoding aspartate kinase — translation MPVVVQKYGGSSVADVEKMRKVAAKVAATRRSGKDVCVVVSAMGDTTDELLSLAKRVAAAPPRRELDMLLTAGERISMALLSMALQDQGVDAISFTGSQSGIITTDAHASARIVEVRPYRVQEELARGKVVIVAGFQGVSPRKEVTTLGRGGSDTTAVALAAALGGDCEIYSDVAGVFSADPRVVPGARRLDALSYDEMQELAQAGAKVLNAQAVEFAKEKGIAIHARSTFGGAEETVVRGGTHPERIAGVATQKELALLGLPAEALPAVLERLEGRGAVAAEIAMPGERAGLVLALDNVHDWDVLSRALRADVPGIEIADEGLGAVSVVGTGLSAGHRVLREVTGVLGSLGAPARALFTSALRVTAYCDARALPEAARELHRRLIG, via the coding sequence ATGCCCGTGGTCGTGCAGAAGTACGGCGGCTCCTCGGTCGCCGACGTCGAGAAGATGCGCAAGGTGGCGGCCAAGGTCGCCGCGACCAGACGATCCGGCAAGGACGTGTGCGTCGTCGTCTCGGCGATGGGCGACACGACCGACGAGCTCCTCTCGCTCGCCAAGCGGGTCGCGGCCGCGCCGCCGCGGCGCGAGCTCGACATGCTCCTCACGGCCGGAGAGCGGATCTCGATGGCGCTCCTCTCCATGGCCCTCCAGGACCAGGGCGTCGACGCCATCAGCTTCACGGGCAGCCAGTCGGGCATCATCACCACCGACGCGCACGCCTCCGCCCGCATCGTCGAGGTGCGGCCCTACCGCGTGCAGGAGGAGCTCGCGCGCGGCAAGGTGGTCATCGTCGCCGGGTTCCAGGGCGTCTCGCCGCGCAAGGAGGTCACGACCCTCGGTCGCGGCGGCTCGGACACCACCGCGGTCGCGCTCGCCGCGGCGCTCGGCGGCGACTGCGAGATCTACTCGGACGTGGCGGGCGTCTTCAGCGCCGATCCGCGCGTGGTCCCCGGCGCGCGGCGGCTCGACGCGCTCTCCTACGACGAGATGCAGGAGCTCGCGCAGGCGGGGGCGAAGGTCCTGAACGCCCAGGCCGTCGAGTTCGCGAAGGAGAAGGGGATCGCCATCCACGCCCGGTCCACCTTCGGCGGGGCCGAGGAGACCGTCGTGCGCGGCGGGACGCACCCGGAGCGCATCGCCGGCGTCGCCACGCAGAAGGAGCTCGCGCTGCTCGGCCTCCCCGCGGAGGCGCTGCCGGCCGTGCTCGAGCGCCTCGAGGGACGCGGCGCCGTCGCGGCGGAGATCGCGATGCCCGGCGAGCGGGCCGGCCTCGTGCTCGCGCTCGACAACGTGCACGACTGGGACGTCCTCTCGCGCGCGCTCCGCGCCGACGTGCCGGGGATCGAGATCGCGGACGAGGGGCTCGGCGCGGTGTCCGTCGTGGGGACGGGGCTCTCGGCCGGGCACCGCGTGCTGCGCGAGGTGACGGGGGTGCTCGGCAGCCTCGGCGCGCCGGCCCGCGCGCTGTTCACCTCCGCGCTGCGCGTGACGGCTTACTGCGACGCGCGCGCGCTGCCCGAGGCCGCACGCGAGCTGCACCGGCGGCTCATCGGCTGA
- the rpoZ gene encoding DNA-directed RNA polymerase subunit omega: MARVTVEDCLPLVDNRFALVLLATKRTRQLMAGARPLQGHAKNKAPVVALREIATGKVRFDRSVRDALSGKFDKEKSTIPAGQTRTLR, encoded by the coding sequence ATGGCCCGCGTCACCGTCGAAGACTGCCTCCCCCTCGTCGACAACCGCTTCGCGCTCGTGCTGCTCGCGACCAAGCGGACCCGCCAGCTGATGGCCGGCGCCCGGCCGCTCCAGGGGCACGCGAAGAACAAGGCCCCCGTGGTCGCGCTGCGCGAGATCGCGACGGGCAAGGTCCGCTTCGACCGCTCGGTCCGCGACGCGCTGTCCGGCAAGTTCGACAAGGAGAAGTCGACGATCCCGGCCGGCCAGACCCGGACGCTGCGCTAG
- the groES gene encoding co-chaperone GroES, with amino-acid sequence MTKIRPLQDRIIVKRVQEEEKTKGGIIIPDSAKEKPIEGKVIAVGNGKVQEDGKVRPLDVKAGDRILFSKYAGTEIKIDGEEHLIMREDDILGVIEG; translated from the coding sequence ATGACGAAGATCCGCCCGCTGCAGGACCGCATCATCGTGAAGCGCGTGCAGGAGGAGGAGAAGACGAAGGGCGGCATCATCATCCCCGACTCGGCGAAGGAGAAGCCGATCGAGGGCAAGGTGATCGCCGTCGGCAACGGCAAGGTCCAGGAGGACGGCAAGGTCCGTCCGCTCGACGTCAAGGCCGGCGACCGCATCCTCTTCTCCAAGTACGCGGGCACCGAGATCAAGATCGACGGCGAGGAGCACCTCATCATGCGCGAGGACGACATCCTCGGCGTGATCGAAGGCTAG